CGCCCTGCTCCGGCAGATCACCGAACTGCCCAAACCCGTCGTCGCCCGGATCACCGGACACGTCCGCGCCGGCGGCCTCGGCCTGCTGGCCGCCTGCGACATCGCCGCCGCCTCCACCACGGCCACCTTCGCCTTCACCGAGGTCCGCATCGGCGTCGCGCCCGCCGTGATCTCCCTGCCGGTCATCCCGCGCACCGACCCCCGCGCCCTCGCCCGCTACTACCTCACCGGCGAACGCTTCGACCCCGCCGAGGCCGTACGCCTCGGCCTGCTCACCACCACCGCAGACGACGTGGACGAAGCCCTCGCCCCCATCCTCGACGGGCTGCGCCGCTCCTCCCCACAGGCCCTGGCCGAGACGAAACGGCTGCTCACGGCTAGGGTGCTGGAGACATTCGACCGGGACGCGGCGGACCTCACCGCCCTGACGGCCCGGCTCTTCTCCTCCGACCAGGCCCGGGAGGGGATGACGGCCTTCCTGGAGAGACGGGACGCGGCATGGGTGGTGTGAGTACGGCGGAACGCGACCGGGCGCCCAAGCAGGACCGCAGCCGGGCCACCCGGCAGCGGCTCCTGGAGGCCGCCGTGGCCTGCCTGGCCGAACACGGCTGGGCGGGCTCCACCGTCGCCGTCGTCGCCGAACGCGCCGGCGTCTCCCGCGGCGCCGCCCAGCACCACTTCCCCACCCGCGAGGACCTGTTCACCGCCGCCGTCGAGTACGTCGCCGAGCAGCGCTCCACCGCGCTCAGGGAGCTGTTCCCGCAGGGCCCCGCCGACCGCCACGCCGTCGTCAGCGCCCTGGTCGACCTCTTCACCGGCCCCCTCTTCCGCGCCGCCCTGCACCTGTGGGTCGCCGCCTCCAACGAGGACCAGCTGCGCACCCGCGTCACCGAACTCGAGGCCCGCGTCGGCCGCGACACCCACCGCATCGCCGTCGAACTCCTCGGCGCCGACGAGACCCGCCCCGGCGTCCGCGAAACCGTCCAGGGCCTCCTCGACATGGCCCGCGGCCTGGGCCTCGCCAACCTCCTCACCGACGACACCGCCCGCCGCGAACGCGTCGTCGCCCAGTGGGCCGCCCTCCTCGAACAGGCCCTGCGCTGAGACCGCCGCCGACCGAGTGGGGCGCGCCACACCCGTATCCGGCACCGAGAAGTACCCTTGCCCCATGTTTCCGATGCTCGTCCGCCGCCGCCACGTGGACTACGTGCGCGTCACGAGCATGGGCTGTCGGCGCCTGCCCGCCTGAACCAGCCCCCGCACCCTCTCTCTTTCCGGTCACTTCCGGCACCCGGGGGCCGTCACACCCCTCGGCGGCCACCCGTGCCCCGTACACCCACGGACGCACCCATGACCACGCACACACAGGCGGCCACCCCGTCGTACCACCAGCTCCCCGTCATCGACCTCTCGGCAGCCGACCGCGGCCCCCAGGCCCGCGCCCGGCTCCACGCCCAGCTGCACAGCGCCGCCCACGACGTCGGCTTCTTCCAGCTCGTCGGACACGGCGTCACCCCGGCCGAGACCGACGCGCTCCTCACCGCCATGCGCGCCTTCTTCGCCCTCCCCGAAGCCGACCGGCTCGCCCTCGGCAACATCAACTCCCCCCACTTCCGCGGCTACACCCGCACCGGCGACGAACGCACCGCCGGCGCCCGCGACTGGCGCGACCAGCTCGACATCGGCGCCGAACGCCCCGCCCGGATCCCCGCCCCCGGCGAACCGGCGTACTGGTGGCTGCAGGGCCCCAACCAGTGGCCCGCCGCCCTCCCAGAGCTGCGCACGGCCGCCCTGGCCTGGATCGACCGGCTCAGCGCCGTCGCCGCCCGCCTCCTGCGCGAACTCCTCACCGCCATCGGCGCCCCCGCCGACTTCTACGACCCGGTCTTCGGCGAGCACGCCCACCCGCACCTCAAACTCGTCCGCTACCCCGGCAGCGCGGGCGACGGCACCGACCAGGGCGTCGGCGCCCACAAGGACTACGGCTTCCTCACCCTGCTCCTCCAGGACAGCGTCGGCGGCCTCCAGGTGCAGCGCGAGGACGGCCTCTTCCACGACGTCCCGCCCATCGACGGCGCCTTCGTCGTGAACCTCGGCGAACTCCTCGAGGTCGCCACCAACGGCTACCTGCTGGCCACCAACCACCGCGTGGTCAGCCCGCCCGGAGCCACGGAACGCTTCTCCGTGCCCTTCTTCTACAACCCCCGCCTGGACGCCAGGATCGAACCCCTGCCCTTCCCCCACGCCGCCAAGGCCCCGGGCATCACGACGGACCCGGCGAACCCGCTGTACGCCGAGTACGGCTACAACGAACTCAAGGGCAAGCTCAGGGCGCACCCGCTGGTGGCGCAGCGGCACCACGGCAACCTGCTCGCACCGGCGGCATGAACCGTCCGGGGGCGCGGCGAACCGCGCGGCCGGACACCACCGGCCCGCAGTCGCCCGCGCCCCCGAGCCACCCCTCTCAGTGGGCGATGTCCGCGTACCCGGCGATGTCCTCCGGCCGCCGCGGCCCCGGCCCCACATACCGGGCCGAAGGCCGCACCAGCCGCCCCGTCCGCTTCTGCTCCAGAATGTGCGCCGACCACCCGGCCGTACGCGCGCACGTGAACATCGACGTGAACATGTGCGCCGGCACCTCGGCGAAGTCCAGCACGATGGCGGCCCAGAACTCCACGTTGGTGGCCAGCACCCGATCCGGCCGACGGTTGTGCAGCTCCTCCAGCGCGGCCTTCTCCAGCGCCTCCGCCACCTCGAACCGCGGCGCCCCCAGCTCCCGCGCCGTACGCCGCAGCACCCGCGCCCGCGGATCCTCCGCCCGGTACACCCGGTGCCCGAACCCCATCAGCCGCTCGCCCCGGTCCAGGGCGCCCTTGACGTACGCCTCCGCGTCCCCCGTCCGCTCGATCTCCTCGATCATCCCCAGCACCCGCGACGGCGCGCCCCCGTGCAGCGGCCCGGACATGGCGCCCACGGCCCCCGACAGCGCGGCCGCGACATCGGCGCCGGTGGAGGCGATGACCCGCGCGGTGAACGTCGAGGCGTTCATCCCGTGCTCCGCGGCGGACGTCCAGTACGCGTCCACGGCGGCGACATGCTTCGGATCCGGCTCACCCCGCCACCGGATCATGAACCGCTCCACCACCGACCTCGCCTTGTCGATCTCCCGCTGCGGCACCATCGGCAGACCCTGCCCGCGCGCGGACTGGGCGACGTACGACAGCGCCATGACGGCGGCCCGCGCCAGATCCTCCCGCGCCTGCCGCTCGTCGATGTCGAGCAGCGGTTTCAGCCCCCACACCGGCGCCAGCATGGCCAGCGCCGACTGCACATCCACCCGGATGTCACCGGAGTGGACCGGGATCGGGAACGGCTCGGCGGGCGGCAGGCCCGGATTGAAGGCACCGTCGACCAGCAGTCCCCACACGTTCCCGAACGAGACGTGACCGACCAGGTCCTCGATGTCGACGCCCCGGTAGCGCAGGGCGCCGCCCTCCTTGTCCGGCTCGGCGATCTCCGTCTCGAACGCGACGACTCCCTCGAGTCCGGGTACGAAATCGGACATCAGGCGGCTCCTTGAGATGGTTCGGCGGCGGTCACCCCGGTGATGCCCCGTTCGACCGGTGGTCACCCAAACCGCAAGGGACCAGCACGATAACCCCCCGTGCCAGACTTGGGGAGCCCGTACGACACTGAGTGCCAGTGGCGTTCGATACGGCAAGATGACCGCGTGACCGACCGCGAACCCCTCCTGGACCCCGCCCTCGACCCCGCCGCCATGCGCAAGCAGTACCGCGCGGAGGGCCTCGCCGAACAGGACCTGGCCACCCAGCCCATGGACCAGTTCGCCCGCTGGTTCGAGGACGCCGCACGGGCCGCGCTGCACGGCACGATCTACGAGCCCAACGCGATGATCGTCTCCACGGCGGACGCGGCCGGCCGCCCCAGTTCGCGCACGGTCCTGATGAAGCACTTCGACACCGAGGGCTTCGTCTTCTACACCAACTACGGCTCCCGCAAGGCCCGCGACCTCGCCGAGAACCCGCACATCGCCCTGCTCTTCCCCTGGCACCCGCTCGCCCGCCAGGTCATCGTCACCGGCACCGCCCGCCGCACCGGCCGCGACGAGACCGCCGCCTACTTCCGCACCCGCCCGCACGGCTCCCAGCTGGGCGCCTGGGCCAGCGCCCAGTCCTCCGTGATCGCCTCCCGCGCCGAACTGGACACCGCGTACGCCGAGCTCGAGGCCCGCTACCCCGAGGACGAACAGGTCCCGGTCCCCCCGCACTGGGGCGGCTTCCGCGTCACCCCGGAGACGATCGAGTTCTGGCAGGGCCGGGTGAACCGCCTCCACGACCGCCTGCGCTACACCGCCCGGCCCGACGGCACCTGGCAGGTCGAACGCCTGGCTCCGTGACGGGCCCCGAAAACGCGGACGACCCGCGGGCTGGGTTCCTCAAGGAGGAGCCGGCCGGACGTACCGGCAGCCCGCGGGTCGGGTGACTGCGTTGGATTAGGCCGGCTGCGTGTTTCTCACACACGCTGGTCCGGCACCGCACTGGGTGTGGTGGCGAGCCGCTAGCCCGCAGCCACCTCGCGCGTCCGGGTTTCACTCATGTACCGGATCACCTCCTTCCCGTCGTGCTGGACAGCCTAAGAAGCGCTTAGGGAGGGTTCAACTGTTTTTCTGTGATCCCTGCGGAGGAAATTCCGGCCGGACCTCGGTCGATGCGTAACTGCACGCCGTCGACTTCGGAGTCGGCGCGCGTGCGGTCTTTCAGCCGGATGGTGAAGGGCACCTGCCGAGCGACCACGGCCCTGCTCCTGCCAAGCAGCTCACGGGCGCGGGCGGGGTGGCAGGGCACGAGCGGGTGCCCGTCCCTGGAGAGGACGAAGACCCTGCCGGCGCCTGTCCCGCCCGTGTACAGCTCGTTTCCGGCGGGAACGTCACCGTTCCCGTTCTCTGCCGCCTTCGCCGCCTGGGCGGCGCTCTTGGCGTGACGCCGACGGGTTCCGGTGCCGTGCCCGTCGGTCTCCCCTCGCCCATGTTTCCCGCCGGTGCCCCGCGCGGTGGCGGGGTGTCCGTAAGCCGTTTCGTCCCTGCTCCCGGGGGTGTCTGCGCTCACGGGTTCCAGAGCAGGCTGCTGAGGAAGCACAGCCTGGTGGGTCTGCTCGCCTGCGGGGAACGTAGTCATCGGGGCACCTCCCTGATCTTCCGATCGTGATGACTGGGGCTGGCCACCCGACAGGCAGCGTTGTGCCCGGGGAGCGAGTGGCCTCCCTTCTCATGTGGGAGGTGACGTTAGTGAACCGAGGGCGCGCTGCTTCGAGATTCGGCCGTAGGTCGCTCGAACTTGCGAATCTCTCGGATTGTCCGAACGCGCGACCGGTACCGGTGCTAGCCGCTCGTATTGACACCGCACTGGTCCAGACCGCACCGTGATCCGCGACACGGACGCGACACGGACGTTGCGAAGGGGCACCGCATGAGCGACGGCACGCCTGCCGACCTGTTCTTCGACGCCGCGATCGGCCTGCTGCGGCGGGTGCGGGAGGAGGAGGCCGAGGCGATCGGCGCGGCGGGGAACCTGCTCGCCGACACCGTCGCCGAGGGTGGGCGGCTGTTCGCGTTCGGGGCGGGGCACTCGTCGCTGGCCGCGCAGGACGTCGTCTACCGGGCCGGCGGGCTCGCGCTGATGAACCTGCTCGCCGTCCCCGGTGTCGTCGGGGTCGACGTCGTCCCGGCCACTCTCGGTTCCGCTCTCGAGCGGGTCGACGGGCTGGCGAGCGCCGTTCTGGACACCTCGCCGGTGCGGGCCGGAGACGCCCTGGTGATCATCTCGCTGTCGGGGCGCAACGCGCTGCCCGTGGAGATGGCGCTGAACGCCCGCGCCCTCGGGGTGAAGGTCATCGGCGTCACCTCGGTGGCGTACGCGTCGCAGACCACCTCGCGGCACTCCACCGGCACCTTCCTGAAGGACCACTGCGACATCGTCCTGGACTCGAAGATCGCCGTCGGGGACGCGGAGCTGACGCTCGACACGATCCCGGCGCCCTTCGCCCCGGCCTCCACGGTCGTCACCACCGCCCTGATGCAGGCCGTGATGGCGACGGCCGCCGCCGCCCTCGCCGACCGGGGCATCGAGCCGCCGCTGCTGCGCTCCGGCAACGTCGACGGCGGGCACGAGTGGAACGGCCGTGTGATGCGGGAGTACGGCGACCGGATCTTCTACCGGCACTGAGCGGCCGTAGCCGGTCGTAGCCCTCTCACGCCTCCCGCAGCGCGTTCGCGAGGTCCAGCGCCGTGGCGATGCGGGCCGCCACGTCCTCCGCGTAGCCGGTGTCGGTCCGCTCGAAGCGGGCGCGGCCGGCTCCGCGCAGGAAGGTCACCACGCCCAGCGTCCGCCCGCGGCTGCGCAGCGCCGCGCACAGGGCGTGCACCGCGTCGTCGGGCCACTGCCGGGCCAGCGCCCACTGCCGGGCCGCTTCCGCGTCGACCGGCCCGGCGTCGGCGCGGACGGTGCCGGCCCGCTCGACGCACTGCAGCGCCGGGTGCCCGGGTTCGTAGCGCACGGGCAGTCCGGCGGCGCCGGTGAGGAGGCTCGGTCCCGGCGCTCCGGCGGGTGTCGCGGCCAGCCGTACCAGCCGTACGGCGCCCTCCTCGCCGTCCGTGCGCGCGGGCCGGGTCACGCGGTCGATCAGCGCGTGGTCGGCGAAGCCGGCGAGGGCGAAGTCGAGGTGGACGACGGCCGCCTCGGCGGGGTCCTCGCACTCGGCGGCGGCGCGCGCGGCCCGGTGCAGCTGGTTGGTGCGGAACCGCAGCAGGGACGCTTCCTGTTCGCTCTGCTTGGCCTCGGTGACGTCCTGGAAGAGCCAGCCGACGCCGAGCGGCACCGGTTCCTCCGCGAGCGGCGAGGAAAGCCGTACGAACCCGTTGCGCCAGCAGCGCCGCTTCCCGCCCTCCCGGGTGCGTACGGTCACCCACATCTCGGCGGGCGCGGGCGGCGCGCCCTCGGCCAGTACGTGGGTGAGCGCGGCCTCCAGTTCCTCGACGCCCTGGGCGAGCAGTTCGCCGAGCGGCCGGCCCAGCGCGGAGGTGCGTCCGATGCCGAGGGCGCGGGCCGCGTGCGCGTTGACGACGGCGGGCCGCAGGTCGGCGTCGATGAGGACGACGCCCCAGGCCGCGTCCTCGAAGAGCGCCTCGCTCAGTGCGATGGAGCGTTCCAGGTCGATCTGGGCGTGCACCTCGCTGAAGGCGCAGTAGACGCCGGCGGGCTTGCCGTCGGGTCCGCGTACGGCGGCGGACTGGGTGCGCACCAGCACGCGGCCGCCGTCCTTGGTGACCAGGGCGAACTCGTGCACCTGCCGTCCGGGTGCGTGCATCGCCGACATCAGCCGGGCCTGCACCTCTTCGGCGTCGGCGCTGCGCACCGCCCAGCCGGCGAACCCCTGCCGGCCGACGGCCTCGGCGGCCGTCCAGCCGAGGATCCGCTCGGCCTCTCTGTTCCAGTGGGTGACGACCCCGTCGGCGTCGAAGGCGCACAGGGCCGCGTCCATGCCGTCGAGCAGTGCGGCGAGCAGATCGGATCCGCCGGACTCGCCGGGGTCGTCCGGCCCCAGCTCGTCGGTGGTCCCACTCCGCCGGGAAGCACTCACCTGGACCCCCTGGAGGCTGCATCGGCGCCGGTACGGCGCTCGGTTCGCTCACTGGCCTTCATTCAACTGGAACGTGACACAGCCCACACGCTGTTCCCGCAACTTCCCGGGAATCTGTTCCCGCTCGACGGCGGGTCGACCCGTCCGCCGCGCGCGCCGGCCCCCGTTTTCCCGGTGGCCCCCGCTTGTCAGTGGGATCCGGCAGAATTGGTGTCAGGGCCAGCGCACGCGCCGGGCTGCCGGCAGAGGTAATCGAGGGGCACGTATGTCCGGACTGATCGACACCACGGAGATGTATCTCCGCACCATCCTCGAGCTCGAAGAGGAAGGCGTCGTCCCCATGCGCGCCCGCATCGCGGAGCGGCTGGACCAGAGTGGGCCGACGGTGAGCCAGACGGTGGCGCGCATGGAGCGCGACGGACTGGTGTCCGTGGCCAGCGACCGTCATCTGGAGCTGACCGACGAGGGCCGCAGGCTCGCCACGCGCGTGATGCGCAAGCACCGGCTGGCCGAGTGTCTGCTCGTCGACGTGATCGGCCTGGAGTGGGAGCAGGTGCACGCGGAGGCGTGCCGCTGGGAGCACGTGATGAGCGAGGCCGTGGAGCGGCGGGTGCTGGAGCTGCTGCGGCACCCGACCGAGTCGCCGTACGGCAATCCCATTCCGGGCCTGGAGGAGCTGGGCGAGAAGGACGGCGCCGACCCGTTCCTGGACGAGGGCATGGTCTCGCTGGCCGATCTGGATCCGGGCGCGGACGGCAAGACGGTCGTGGTCCGGCGGATCGGTGAGCCCATCCAGACGGACGCGCAGCTGATGTACACGCTGCGGCGCGCGGGTGTGCAGCCCGGTTCCGTGGTGAGCGTGACCGCGTCGGCGGGCGGTGTGCTGGTGGGCAGCGGCGGTGAGGCGGCCGAGCTGGAGGCGGACGTCGCCTCGCATGTGTTCGTCGCCAAGCGCTGAGCGGAGGCGAGCCCCGGCGCCGTGCGGCGCCGGGGCCTGTCCTCCCCTGTGCTGACCCGGAGCCCCGAGCTCTCAGGGTCATTCCCCTCGGACCGGTTTCCCCGAGCGGTCCGCCCTCCCGCCAGTAGAGATCCCCTCGGTGGCGGCGATCATTCCTTGAGGGGTGTCACTCGAATGAGGGGTGTTGTCCGCGGAGACGGATTTTTCGAATAAGTATTCGATAGATTCGTGAGTACGGCAGTACACCGGTACGAGGCAGGCGGAGCTGGGGGGTACCAGGGCCCATGGCACGACGTATCGACGTGACGGGAGCGGGCGGCGTGCGCCTGGCCGCCTGGGAGTTCGCGGACCCCCCGAAGCCGGGACCGGAGGCGGGCGACGGGGGGACACGCGCGGCGCCGGGCGTGCTGTTACTGCACGGCCTGATGGGCCGCGCCTCCCACTGGGCCTCCACGGCCCGCTGGCTCGCCGCACGGCACCGCGCCGTGGCCCTCGACCAGCGCGGGCACGGTCAGAGTGAGAAGCCCCCACAGGCCGCCTACACCCGCGAGGCCTACGTCGAGGACGCCGCGGCCGCGCTCGAACAGCTCGGTCTCGCCCCCGCGCTCCTCGTCGGCCACGCCATGGGCGCGCTGACCGCCTGGCAGCTCGCCGCGAAACGCCCCGACCTGGTCCGGGGCCTGGTCATCTGCGACATGCGGGCCTCCGCGCTGGGCGCCGCCTCGCAGCGGGAGTGGGCCGACTGGTTCCGGGCCTGGCCCGTCCCCTTCGCCACGCTGGCGGACGTGCGCAAGTGGTTCGGCGAGGACGATCCCTGGGTGGAGCGGCCGAACCCGGCGCGCGGGGAGTTCTACGCCGAGGTGATGCACGAGAGCGCCGACGGCTGGCGTCCGGTCTTCGAGCCGGAGCAGATGCTCAGGTCCCGGGAGACGTGGGTGTACGACGCGCACTGGGAGGAGCTGGCCCAGGTGCGCTGCCCGGCGCTCGTGGTGCGCGGCGTGGACGGCGAGCTGGGGCGGGCGGAGGCACAGGAGATGGTGCGGGTGCTGCCCGCGGGGGAGTACGCCGAGGTCGCCGACGCCGGTCATCTCGCGCACTACGACATGCCGTCGGCCTGGCGGGCCGCCGTGGCGCCGTTCATCGACCGGGTGCTCGGGCACTGAGCAGGCCGCTCCCCCCTGCCGGCCTACCCCTTGCTGACAGCCGTCAGGATCTCCGGCAGCCGTGCCGCCGTCCTCGGTGCCGCCAGGCGCAGCCCCAGCAGGGTCAGCCCGGCGCCGTACGCCGCCCCCACCGGCAGCAGCAGCCACCTCCAGTCGGCCCCGTCCGCGCTGACGTGCAGCCAGATCGTCCCGGCGATGACCGGGGAGCACAGCAGGGCCGCCGAGACCATGCCGCCGAAGATGGCGATCCAGGCGAGGCCGGCCTGGCCGGGGGCGACGTTCTTGTGGCCTTCCTGGGGGATGGAGTAGGGGAAGCGGGCCGAGGTCCAGGCGCCGGTGGCCAGCATCGCGCCGAGCAGGGCGAAGGACAGGCCCAGCACTTCCGGCAGCCGGGACCAGGAGCCGAGCAGGGCGGTGGTCACCGTGGTGACGAGGGTCGCGTACGGCAGGGTGATCAGCAGCAGGGCCAGCGCGCGGCCGCGCAGTTCGGCGTAGGCGTCCCGGGGTGTGGAGATGGTCATGGCCACCATCCAGAAGGCGGAGGTGTCCTGCCCGAACTGGTTGTACATCTGGATGCCGAGCATCCCGGCGGCGAAGCACGCGAAGTACACGGACCCGGTGCCCTGGATCGCGTTGAACACGGGCACGATCAGCCCGATCGCCAGCGAGGTCACCCATGCGGCCTTGGTCTTCGGGTCCCGCCAGATGTAGCGCAGGCTGCGCTCCATGACCGGGCCCGTGCGGCCGTGCGGCAGCAGCCGGCCGAGTCCGGTGCCGGAGCGGCCGCGGTCGCCGGTGTCGGCGGGCTGCAGCGTGGAGGCGTCGGGCACGGTCATCAGCCGGGTCAGGCTCCGCGCCCACACCGCGATCAGGACCGCCAGCCCCGCGGCGGCGACGGCGAGTCGGGCGGCCGCGATGCCGTACGAGCCGTCGCCGGCCGAGCGGACCGCCGCCACCGCCGACGCCGGCGGCACCCAGGACAGCACGTCCGCGACCGGCTGCAGCCGCCCGAGCCCGGCCGAGCCCAGCTCGCGCGCCCCGAAGTTGACCAGCTGCGCGCCGATCGCGATCACCAGTCCGCTCAGCACGGCGAGATCGCGGCCCTTCCGGCTGGTCAGCAGCCGTACGTTGGCCGTGGCGACGGCCCGCGCCAGCGCCACACAGCACAGCAGCGCGAGGACGACGGCGACCACCGCGACGGCGTAGGCGGCGCCGCCGTGCGCGACGGACAGCGCGCAGCCGGTCAGCACCAGCAGCGTGAACAGCGGGCCGGTGCCCACCAGGGAGGCCACGAGCAGCGCCCGGACCAGCGGGCGGGGCCGCAGCGGGAGCATCACCAGCCGGGTGGGGTCCAGGGTCTCGTCGCCGGACGGGAAGAACAGCGGCAGCACGGCCCAGCCCAGGGCCAGCACGGCCGTGCCGGGGACGGCGATCACGTCGGCGTGCGCGTGCCCGCGCAGCAGGAGCAGCCCGAGCAGCTGGGACAGCGCGAACAGGACGGCGACGACCGCCGAGGCGACGAACGCGGCCCGCCGGCCGCCGGACTGCCGCAGCCCGTTGCGCAGCAGCGACAGTTTGAGTCGTACGACGGTGGAGGTGAGGCTTGTCATCGGGCGGCCCCGCCGCCCAGCCAGTCCAGATCGGAGCCGGTGTCCCGGCCGCTCGCCCCGACCAGTTCCAGGAAGGCCGTCTGCAGCGTCGGGTGTTCCCCGCGCACCTCGCCCAGCGGGCCCGTGGCCCGGATGCGGCCCGCCGCCATGACGGCGACCCAGTCGCACAGCGACTCCACCAGCTCCATCACGTGGGAGGAGAAGACGACGGTGGCGCCGGAGGCGGTGTACCGCTCCAGGACGCCCCGGATGGTCTGCGCGGACACCGGGTCGACGCCCTCGAACGGCTCGTCGAGGAAGAGCACCTCGGGGTTGTGCAGGAGCGCGGCGGCGAGCCCGATCTTCTTGCGCATGCCGGTCGAGTAGTCGACGACCAGCTTGTGCTGGGCGCCGGCCAGGTCGAGGACGTCCAGCAGCTGCGTTGCCCGCTTGTCGACCTCGGGTCCCGGCAGCCCGCGCAGCCGTCCGGAGTACCCGAGCAGCTCACGCCCCGACAGCCGCTCGAACAGGCGCAGCCCTTCGGGCAGGACGCCGATGCGCGACTTGACGGCCACGGGGTCGCGCCACACGTCGTGCCCGACGACCTCCACCGTGCCGTCGTCGGGCCGCAGCAGCCCGGTCACCATGGAGAGCGTGGTGGTCTTCCCGGCCCCGTTCGGCCCGACCAGCCCGATGAACTTCCCGGCAGGCAGCTCCAGATCGATCCCCCCGACGGCGACCTGCTGCCCGAACCGCTTCCAGAGCCCCCGCACGCGCACCGCAACTTCGGTCATGCATGAAGGTTACGGCGGCGCTGCCGGCCTCAGGAGCGCGGGAGCGTGCTCACCGGTCCCGCCCGCAGGCGTAGGCGAGCGGCGAGATCAACTCCTCGGCGTCCGGCAGCCAGCGGTTCGCCGGGGTGGGCCGGCGAGCCCACTGCACGGCCCCCCGGGACCCGAACCGCGTCGGGGGAGCGGCCACGTAGGCCCCCTCGCCCAGCGCGACCAGGTCCAGCGACGCGGGCGACCAGCCGAGCCCCCGCACCAGCTCCGGCACCTTCACGGCGCCCCCGGGCAGCACGAAGAAGTGCATCCGCCGGTCCGGGGAGAGCGTCACCGGGCCCAGCGTCAGCTCCATCCGCTCCATGCGGGCCAGCGCGAGGAACCCCGCGCTCTCCGGGACGGACAGCGCGTCGAAGGTCCGCCCCGCCGGCAGCAGGATCGAGGCCGTCGGCTGCCTCTGCCACATCCGGCGCGCCACGGTCGCGCTGCCGGTCGCCTGGGCCGGCCAGTCGGGGCGCGCGGGGTGCGCACCCGGCGCAGGGCAGGAGGCGTCGCCGCACGAGCAGCGCTGGATGCCGGCGACCGCTTCCAGCCAGGTGCCCGGGACCACGTCCCAGTGCCGCTCCTCTGCGTACCGTACGGCGGTCTCCAGCAGTGATTCCCCGCGCTGCTGCGGAATCTGACCGGCCATCTGAGTGTTCGGGGCGCCCGCGATCGTCTCTTCCACGCTCCTCTCAACTCCCGCGCCCACCTGGAGTTACGGCCGTAGCGCGCGCGGGGGTGGAGCATCGATTCCGCAGTCGGGGCGCATGGGTGCACGGGCGGGGGCGCGCGGGAGGAACCGGGGCGTGGGCGGGGTAGCCAGGGGTGGGGTTGGCAACCGTAGTTACCCCGGCAAAC
This genomic interval from Streptomyces sp. NBC_00557 contains the following:
- a CDS encoding alpha/beta fold hydrolase, which gives rise to MARRIDVTGAGGVRLAAWEFADPPKPGPEAGDGGTRAAPGVLLLHGLMGRASHWASTARWLAARHRAVALDQRGHGQSEKPPQAAYTREAYVEDAAAALEQLGLAPALLVGHAMGALTAWQLAAKRPDLVRGLVICDMRASALGAASQREWADWFRAWPVPFATLADVRKWFGEDDPWVERPNPARGEFYAEVMHESADGWRPVFEPEQMLRSRETWVYDAHWEELAQVRCPALVVRGVDGELGRAEAQEMVRVLPAGEYAEVADAGHLAHYDMPSAWRAAVAPFIDRVLGH
- a CDS encoding bifunctional DNA primase/polymerase, producing the protein MEETIAGAPNTQMAGQIPQQRGESLLETAVRYAEERHWDVVPGTWLEAVAGIQRCSCGDASCPAPGAHPARPDWPAQATGSATVARRMWQRQPTASILLPAGRTFDALSVPESAGFLALARMERMELTLGPVTLSPDRRMHFFVLPGGAVKVPELVRGLGWSPASLDLVALGEGAYVAAPPTRFGSRGAVQWARRPTPANRWLPDAEELISPLAYACGRDR
- a CDS encoding ABC transporter ATP-binding protein; the protein is MTEVAVRVRGLWKRFGQQVAVGGIDLELPAGKFIGLVGPNGAGKTTTLSMVTGLLRPDDGTVEVVGHDVWRDPVAVKSRIGVLPEGLRLFERLSGRELLGYSGRLRGLPGPEVDKRATQLLDVLDLAGAQHKLVVDYSTGMRKKIGLAAALLHNPEVLFLDEPFEGVDPVSAQTIRGVLERYTASGATVVFSSHVMELVESLCDWVAVMAAGRIRATGPLGEVRGEHPTLQTAFLELVGASGRDTGSDLDWLGGGAAR
- a CDS encoding metal-dependent transcriptional regulator; this translates as MSGLIDTTEMYLRTILELEEEGVVPMRARIAERLDQSGPTVSQTVARMERDGLVSVASDRHLELTDEGRRLATRVMRKHRLAECLLVDVIGLEWEQVHAEACRWEHVMSEAVERRVLELLRHPTESPYGNPIPGLEELGEKDGADPFLDEGMVSLADLDPGADGKTVVVRRIGEPIQTDAQLMYTLRRAGVQPGSVVSVTASAGGVLVGSGGEAAELEADVASHVFVAKR
- a CDS encoding transporter is translated as MTSLTSTVVRLKLSLLRNGLRQSGGRRAAFVASAVVAVLFALSQLLGLLLLRGHAHADVIAVPGTAVLALGWAVLPLFFPSGDETLDPTRLVMLPLRPRPLVRALLVASLVGTGPLFTLLVLTGCALSVAHGGAAYAVAVVAVVLALLCCVALARAVATANVRLLTSRKGRDLAVLSGLVIAIGAQLVNFGARELGSAGLGRLQPVADVLSWVPPASAVAAVRSAGDGSYGIAAARLAVAAAGLAVLIAVWARSLTRLMTVPDASTLQPADTGDRGRSGTGLGRLLPHGRTGPVMERSLRYIWRDPKTKAAWVTSLAIGLIVPVFNAIQGTGSVYFACFAAGMLGIQMYNQFGQDTSAFWMVAMTISTPRDAYAELRGRALALLLITLPYATLVTTVTTALLGSWSRLPEVLGLSFALLGAMLATGAWTSARFPYSIPQEGHKNVAPGQAGLAWIAIFGGMVSAALLCSPVIAGTIWLHVSADGADWRWLLLPVGAAYGAGLTLLGLRLAAPRTAARLPEILTAVSKG